The Epinephelus lanceolatus isolate andai-2023 chromosome 21, ASM4190304v1, whole genome shotgun sequence genome has a segment encoding these proteins:
- the zdhhc16b gene encoding palmitoyltransferase ZDHHC16B has protein sequence MRMGSSWRWQLSRAMRLALRWCRLCRPQRGSRGGGTSKPWISGRFLELWSYSKLLLKSLYSNSLTNADTLLDCAFEPVYWIVDNVTRWFGLVFVCLVIMLTTSVVVIVYLFVLPTILNTYPVYWVAWHLCCGHWLLVMVVFHYYKATTTAAGHPPKDKLHIPSVSICKKCITPKPPRTHHCSICNVCVLKMDHHCPWLNNCVGHFNHRYFFSFCLYMTLGCIYCSISSRDLFLDAYSAIERYYQTPPPTETYRDSTAHKSIIFLWVLTSSVAVALGGLTLWHTILISRGETSVERHINRKEARRLKEKGKVFRNPYHHGAVNNWRLLLGVERRSHWLTRVLLPSSHLPNGDGIMWDCNFTRRDPMAI, from the exons ATGCGTATGggcagcagctggaggtggcaGCTCTCCCGGGCCATGAGACTCGCGCTGCGCTGGTGCCGGCTGTGCCGCCCGCAAAGAGGAAGCCGAGGCGGGGGGACCAGCAAGCCATGGATCAGCGGCAGGTTCTTGGAGCTGTGGAGCTACAGCAAGCTGCTGCTCAAGTCCCTTTACTCCAACAGCCTCACCAACGCAGACACTCTGCTGGACTGTGCGTTCGAGCCCGTCTACTGGATTGTGGACAATGTGACCCGCTGGTTTGGCCTG gTGTTTGTCTGTCTAGTCATTATGCTAACAACCTCAGTTGTGGTCATCGTCTACCTGTTCGTCCTACCCACGATCCTCAACACTTACCCTGTGTACTGGGTCGCCTGGCACCTCTGCTGTGGCCACTGGCTCCTTGTCATGGTGGTCTTCCATTACTACAAGGCCACCACCACCGCCGCAGGACACCCGCCCAAG gacAAACTTCACATTCCCTCAGTGTCCATCTGTAAGAAATGCATCACTCCAAAACCGCCCAGGACGCACCACTGCAGCATCTGCAACGT GTGTGTTTTGAAGATGGACCACCACTGTC CCTGGTTGAACAACTGTGTGGGCCATTTCAACCACCGCTACTTCTTCTCCTTCTGCCTATACATGACCCTGGGCTGCATCTactgcagcatcagcagcagggACTTGTTTCTGGATGCCTACAGTGCTATAGAG AGATACTATCAGACCCCTCCTCCAACAGAAACCTACAGAGACAGCACTGCCCACAAGAGTATCATTTTCCTCTGGGTGCTGACCAG CTCGGTGGCTGTAGCTCTTGGAGGACTCACCCTGTGGCACACCATACTCATCAGCAGAGGAGAGACCAGCGTGGAGCGCCACATCAACCGCAAAGAGGCCAGAAGACTGAAGGAGAAGGgcaag GTGTTCAGAAATCCATATCACCATGGTGCAGTGAACAACTGGAGGTTACTGCTTGGTGTGGAAAGGAGGAG TCACTGGTTGACACGGGTCCTGTTGCCCTCCAGCCATCTTCCCAATGGGGATGGCATCATGTGGGACTGCAACTTCACCAGAAGAGACCCCATGGCTATCTGA
- the mms19 gene encoding MMS19 nucleotide excision repair protein homolog, with product MGTMAADSTLLLSLVEEFVSGLQDSKAKDTATGVKDGQFTTLQLVEALGPSLTSSQPHTRARGVQLLSEVLHECHGGLTEREVEVLIAFYENRLKDHYVIIPPVLQGLRALTKCRVLPPGSAVSMLRSLFQDVHVQSLMLTERACVYNMLINLMETREAELKGLGADFVFGFVQSMDGERDPRNLLLAFQIAKNIILRGYDLGKFTEELFEVTSCYFPIDFNPPVNDPHGITREELIQTLRDVLTGTPQFAEFLLPLIIEKLDSDVQSAKLDSLQTLTACVTQYEHKDLAEFLEGLWASLRREVFQTSSERIESAGLAALTALTSCLSRSVLNSDSEDSLCTFLDLVLKDCKHHLCEPDLKLVWPSAKLLQASCSASYRASHIITSAVMPSLIEQYNSRAQCSHRRTLLEVVQRFIQSVKTCQSSDNEESVFLAFRPSLCSMVFSALTETNSSLQITAASVLTSLAQQPGLLLDSDIELAIDHLTRLLLTEDDAQVSLAVVECAGALAALHPAAFITKMIPRLKTEMFSEPMDQDNNRVASEQHSHHALRQRCLSALAAMSTQPSVVQESTPVLLEVLSSAHTGGVGFSVEEVVLACRSLQRIAEQVKDTEETGRCFHDIIIPRLLSLALQAALQGDESSGRRSPLLEEVVLSAMVPIISISCSRLQPTLAGQTASRAVSLFLDGDVSFLPDNSFPSNIRLLKKQQGESWSQSQMVCLLMGCVCSLPRSVEVPQIDDLLSELEEMSCTCTHPLSYTSAAKCFAGLVNKRPQGDSLDSLIQSTMKRVCSELDSATSSVRIQAFTLMIWVAKALLLRYHPLVTTLTDKLFSLLDDADLGPVAANGFSLLMSDSPDILNRRCHADVRIMYRQRFFSENSAKLVQSFNAAPQEKKPSYLKALSNIVNKLPKQVQVTELPALLSLLLEALSCPDQGIQLSTLSCLEPVLIDPPPALIQQLEALISRLLALHSSPAMDVRIVSLRCIHALSRFPEHEVLPFRARVLRALARPLDDKKRLVRSEAVQARGEWFLLGSPGGS from the exons ATGGGCACGATGGCTGCGGACAGTACCCTGCTGCTGTCTCTGGTGGAGGAATTTGTCTCGGGACTGCAGGACAGCAAGGCCAAAGATAcagcaacag GTGTCAAAGATGGACAGTTCACAACACTGCAACTGGTGGAAGCACTGGG ACCGAGTCTGACGAGCTCTCAGCCTCACACACGAGCTCGAGGAGTCCAGCTTCTCTCTGAAGTTTTACACGAGTGCCATGGAGGTCTTACAGAGAGAGAAG TGGAAGTGCTCATTGCCTTCTATGAAAACCGTCTAAAGGACCATTATGTCATCATACCGCCTGTTTTACAGGGGCTCAGAGCGCTG ACAAAATGTAGAGTGTTGCCTCCCGGCTCggctgtgtccatgctgaggtcTTTGTTCCAGGATGTTCACGTTCAG tctttgatGCTGACAGAGCGAGCTTGCGTCTACAACATGCTCATCAACCTCATGGAGACCAGAGAAGCCG AGCTGAAGGGTTTAGGGGCAGACTTCGTGTTTGGTTTTGTCCAATCAATGGATGGAGAGAGGGATCCTCGCAACCTCCTGTTAGCCTTCCAGATCGCTAAGAACATCATCCTCCGAGGTTATGATCTAG GTAAATTCACAGAGGAGCTGTTTGAAGTGACATCCTGCTATTTCCCCATTGACTTCAACCCC CCTGTCAATGACCCACACGGCATCACCCGAGAGGAGCTCATCCAGACCCTGAGGGACGTTCTCACGGGTACGCCACAATTTGCTGAG TTCCTGTTACCTCTCATCATTGAGAAACTGGACTCAGATGTTCAGAGTGCGAAGCTGGACTCGCTGCAGACTCTG ACTGCCTGTGTGACACAATATGAACACAAGGATTTGGCGGAATTCCTAGAGGGCCTGTGGGCGTCCCTGCGCAGAGAG GTGTTTCAGACATCTAGTGAGAGGATAGAGTCTGCTGGCCTCGCTGCACTCACCGcactcacttcctgtctgtctcgcTCAGTCCTCAACTCTGATTCAGAGGACTCGCTCTGCACCTTTCTGGATCTGGTTCTCAAAG ATTGCAAACATCACCTGTGTGAGCCTGACCTGAAGCTGGTGTGGCCCAGCGCCAAGCTGCTACAGGCCTCCTGCAGCGCCTCCTACAGGGCGAGCCATATCATTACATCTGCTGTCATGCCCTCTCTCATTGAGCAGtacaacagcagagctcag TGTTCCCACAGACGAACATTACTGGAGGTGGTGCAGCGGTTTATCCAGTCGGTGAAAACCTGCCAGTCGTCAGATAATG AAGAGAGTGTGTTTTTAGCCTTCCGCCCGTCTCTGTGCAGCATGGTGTTCTCAGCTCTGACAGAGACTAATTCCAGTCTGCAGATCACAGCCGCCTCTGTGCTCACCTCACTGGCACAACAACCAG GTCTGCTGTTGGACTCCGACATTGAGTTGGCCATAGATCACCTGACCAGATTGTTGCTGACGGAGGACGACGCTCAAGTCAG TCTTGCTGTGGTGGAGTGTGCTGGAGCCTTAGCAGCGCTGCACCCAGCAGCCTTTATCACTAAAATGATCCCAAGACTAAAGACAGAGATGTTTTCTG AGCCCATGGATCAAGACAACAACAGAGTAGCTTCCGAGCAGCATTCCCATCATGCTCTGCGCCAGCGGTGTTTGTCTGCCCTGGCTGCGATGTCCACCCAACCCAGTGTTGTCCAGGAGAGCACACCTGTCCTGTTGGAGGTCCTCAGCTCAGCACACACAG gTGGTGTTGGTTTCTCAGTGGAGGAGGTGGTGCTGGCGTGTCGCAGCCTCCAGAGAATAGCAGAGCAGGTTAAAGACACTGAGGAGACGGGACGATGCTtccatgacatcatcatccCTCGCCTGCTGTCTCTGGCACTTCAGGCAGCACTGCAGG GCGATGAGTCATCTGGTCGTCGCAGTCCTCTTCTGGAGGAGGTGGTTCTGTCTGCCATGGTCCCCATCATCAGTATTTCCTGCTCCAGGCTGCAGCCCAC GTTGGCGGGACAGACAGCGTCGAGGGCTGTGTCTCTCTTCCTGGATGGTGACGTCTCCTTTTTGCCCGACAACTCCTTCCCTTCAAACATCCGGCTGCTCAAG AAGCAGCAGGGGGAGTCATGGAGCCAGTCTCAGATGGTTTGTCTGCTCATGGGATGTGTGTGTTCGCTACCTCGCAGT GTGGAGGTGCCTCAGATAGATGACCTGCTGTCAGAGCTGGAGGAGATGAGCTGCACCTGCACCCACCCGCTGTCATACACCTCAGCTGCAAAGTGCTTTGCTGGCCTAGTTAACAAGAGGCCGCAGG GTGATTCTCTCGACAGCCTCATTCAGAGCACCATGAAGAGAGTGTGTAGTGAGTTGGACTCTGCGACGTCATCTGTTCGCATTCAGGCCTTCACCCTCATGATCTGG GTTGCCAAGGCTCTGCTTCTCCGATACCACCCTCTGGtcacaacactgactgacaag ctcttttctctgcttgatgatGCTGACCTGGGTCCAGTGGCAGCAAACGGCTTTTCACTGCTGATGAGCGACTCTCCCGACATCCTGAACCGCAGATGCCACGCTGATGTTCGCATCATGTACCGCCAGCGCTTCTTCAGCGAGAATTCAGCCAAGTTGGTCCAGAGCTTCAACGCTGCACCGCAAG AGAAGAAGCCCAGCTACCTGAAGGCTCTGTCTAATATCGTCAATAAACTGCCCAAGCAGGTGCAAGTCACTGAGCTACCAGCG CTCCTGTCTCTGCTGTTGGAGGCCTTGTCATGTCCTGACCAGGGCATCCAGCTGTCCACCCTGTCCTGTCTGGAGCCCGTCCTCATTGACCCACCACCAGCACTCATCCAGCAGCTGGAGGCTTTGATCAGCAGGCTGCTGGCCCTCCACTCCAGTCCAGCCATG GATGTCAGAATCGTCTCACTGCGGTGCATCCACGCTCTGTCCCGCTTCCCTGAACACGAG GTCTTACCGTTTCGGGCCCGAGTGCTGCGAGCTCTGGCCCGACCTCTGGACGACAAGAAGAGGCTGGTGAGGAGCGAGGCGGTACAGGCAAGAGGAGAATG GTTCCTGTTAGGAAGTCCTGGGGGAAGTTGA